One part of the Oncorhynchus clarkii lewisi isolate Uvic-CL-2024 chromosome 7, UVic_Ocla_1.0, whole genome shotgun sequence genome encodes these proteins:
- the LOC139413658 gene encoding R3H and coiled-coil domain-containing protein 1 isoform X2, whose protein sequence is MRFLQAFAVCFGIISQLFFLLQSANIATLAFPCFDGCYLPKQENEFVHTVLHELDAYLQREKQKSALLFPPLSSRLRYLIHKTTENHRNLATFSVGEGWSRRVVVCYSHLRLDLGDESNTDSFYNEAPRRGMGMQSSRMDLQPRPLAQRSGGNAKRPDKAIYVPRAARDRQRDSGSNLHGPPAGVDLDLPLPTLSFTSLGCTSTSESCSCCSSDTTEGTLSETQANTNQDSVPSNTTSVGQEDDFIRFSAEEPCPHPHAWGQTVSYFMALTLEHQTREAQEEEEHVAEEHVAEEVLTEESLTEESSVGSSNVTSHQHHASHTTPAKDAASDAVDFSREIKAHLTETDVAIEHAHNDYSCFENVWINQDEFGHVIEIYDFPAMFKTGDLLDAFADYSEEGMKIKWVDNTHALGVFSSQSAALHALSIRHPLLKTCTLSDGSKKAKGKAIRRAEFIQPVKERPRTDSAVARRMVSRALGVQRGGTPSQRF, encoded by the exons TTTGATGGCTGTTATCTTCCCAAGCAAGAAAATGAATTTGTTCACACAGTCCTGCACGAACTGGATGCTtacctacagagagagaaacagaaaag tgcCCTACTCTTCCCCCCTCTATCAAGCAGACTTCGCTACCTGATTCACAAAACCACTGAGAACCACCGTAACCTCGCCACCTTCTCCGTGGGCGAGGGCTGGAGCCGCAGAGTAGTTGTCTGCTACTCGCACCTCAG GCTGGATCTGGGGGATGAAAGCAACACAGACAGTTTCTACAATGAGGCTCCTAGGAGAGGTATGGGGATGCAGAGCAGCAGAATGGACCTCCAGCCCAGACCCCTGGCCCAGCGGAGCGGCGGTAATGCCAAACGCCCTGACAAGGCCATCTACGTCCCAAGGGCGGCTAGGGACAGGCAACGGGACAGTGGCAGTAATCTCCACGGACCACCAGCAGGGGTGGACCTCGACTTGCCCCTGCCCACTCTCAGCTTCACCTCCTTGGGATGCACCTCCACCTCAGAGTCCTGCTCCTGCTGTTCCTCAGACACCACGGAGGGAACGCTGTCAGAAACGCAGGCCAACACCAACCAGGACAGTGTGCCTTCTAATACCACTAGTGTTGGGCAGGAGGACGACTTCATTCGCTTCTCAGCAGAGGAGCCCTGCCCCCACCCCCACGCCTGGGGCCAGACTGTGTCCTACTTCATGGCCCTGACCCTGGAGCACCAGACTAGGGAAgcccaggaggaggaggagcatgtAGCGGAGGAGCATGTAGCGGAGGAGGTGCTGACGGAGGAGTCGCTGACGGAGGAGTCGTCTGTGGGCAGTAGCAACGTGACCTCCCACCAACACCATGCCTCTCATACAACACCAGCCAAGGATGCTGCTAGCGATGCTGTTGATTTTAGCCGAGAG ATCAAGGCCCACTTGACAGAGACTGACGTGGCCATCGAACACGCCCACAACGACTACTCTTGTTTCGAGAACGTGTGGATCAACCAGGACGAATTTGGCCACGTCATCGAGATCTACGACTTCCCGGCCATGTTCAAAACAGGCGACCTGCTGGATGCCTTTGCAGACTACAG CGAGGAAGGCATGAAGATTAAGTGGGTGGACAACACTCACGCCCTGGGCGTGTTCTCCAGTCAATCTGCCG CCCTCCATGCACTTTCCATTCGGCACCCTCTCCTGAAGACGTGCACTCTGTCTGACGGGAGCAAGAAGGCCAAAGGGAAAGCCATAAGACGTGCTG AGTTTATCCAGCCGGTGAaggagaggccacggacagactcAGCGGTGGCCCGCAGAATGGTATCCAGAGCCCTGGGAGTGCAGAGAGGTGGAACGCCCTCGCAACGTTTCTGA
- the LOC139413658 gene encoding R3H and coiled-coil domain-containing protein 1 isoform X1: protein MRFLQAFAVCFGIISQLFFLVIYYLGIFLTAKLKLQSANIATLAFPCFDGCYLPKQENEFVHTVLHELDAYLQREKQKSALLFPPLSSRLRYLIHKTTENHRNLATFSVGEGWSRRVVVCYSHLRLDLGDESNTDSFYNEAPRRGMGMQSSRMDLQPRPLAQRSGGNAKRPDKAIYVPRAARDRQRDSGSNLHGPPAGVDLDLPLPTLSFTSLGCTSTSESCSCCSSDTTEGTLSETQANTNQDSVPSNTTSVGQEDDFIRFSAEEPCPHPHAWGQTVSYFMALTLEHQTREAQEEEEHVAEEHVAEEVLTEESLTEESSVGSSNVTSHQHHASHTTPAKDAASDAVDFSREIKAHLTETDVAIEHAHNDYSCFENVWINQDEFGHVIEIYDFPAMFKTGDLLDAFADYSEEGMKIKWVDNTHALGVFSSQSAALHALSIRHPLLKTCTLSDGSKKAKGKAIRRAEFIQPVKERPRTDSAVARRMVSRALGVQRGGTPSQRF from the exons TTTGATGGCTGTTATCTTCCCAAGCAAGAAAATGAATTTGTTCACACAGTCCTGCACGAACTGGATGCTtacctacagagagagaaacagaaaag tgcCCTACTCTTCCCCCCTCTATCAAGCAGACTTCGCTACCTGATTCACAAAACCACTGAGAACCACCGTAACCTCGCCACCTTCTCCGTGGGCGAGGGCTGGAGCCGCAGAGTAGTTGTCTGCTACTCGCACCTCAG GCTGGATCTGGGGGATGAAAGCAACACAGACAGTTTCTACAATGAGGCTCCTAGGAGAGGTATGGGGATGCAGAGCAGCAGAATGGACCTCCAGCCCAGACCCCTGGCCCAGCGGAGCGGCGGTAATGCCAAACGCCCTGACAAGGCCATCTACGTCCCAAGGGCGGCTAGGGACAGGCAACGGGACAGTGGCAGTAATCTCCACGGACCACCAGCAGGGGTGGACCTCGACTTGCCCCTGCCCACTCTCAGCTTCACCTCCTTGGGATGCACCTCCACCTCAGAGTCCTGCTCCTGCTGTTCCTCAGACACCACGGAGGGAACGCTGTCAGAAACGCAGGCCAACACCAACCAGGACAGTGTGCCTTCTAATACCACTAGTGTTGGGCAGGAGGACGACTTCATTCGCTTCTCAGCAGAGGAGCCCTGCCCCCACCCCCACGCCTGGGGCCAGACTGTGTCCTACTTCATGGCCCTGACCCTGGAGCACCAGACTAGGGAAgcccaggaggaggaggagcatgtAGCGGAGGAGCATGTAGCGGAGGAGGTGCTGACGGAGGAGTCGCTGACGGAGGAGTCGTCTGTGGGCAGTAGCAACGTGACCTCCCACCAACACCATGCCTCTCATACAACACCAGCCAAGGATGCTGCTAGCGATGCTGTTGATTTTAGCCGAGAG ATCAAGGCCCACTTGACAGAGACTGACGTGGCCATCGAACACGCCCACAACGACTACTCTTGTTTCGAGAACGTGTGGATCAACCAGGACGAATTTGGCCACGTCATCGAGATCTACGACTTCCCGGCCATGTTCAAAACAGGCGACCTGCTGGATGCCTTTGCAGACTACAG CGAGGAAGGCATGAAGATTAAGTGGGTGGACAACACTCACGCCCTGGGCGTGTTCTCCAGTCAATCTGCCG CCCTCCATGCACTTTCCATTCGGCACCCTCTCCTGAAGACGTGCACTCTGTCTGACGGGAGCAAGAAGGCCAAAGGGAAAGCCATAAGACGTGCTG AGTTTATCCAGCCGGTGAaggagaggccacggacagactcAGCGGTGGCCCGCAGAATGGTATCCAGAGCCCTGGGAGTGCAGAGAGGTGGAACGCCCTCGCAACGTTTCTGA